The DNA sequence AGAGTCGCGAAAGTACTTAAGGTTTAAATTTGGTAGAACACTATTCGAATTTACTTGTTTGCTTTTCGGATTATGTACCgctccttttattttcacaaaagtaATGAAACCAGTATTAAGTAAATTGAGATCGGCAGGTTATTGTTCGGTTATGTATTTAGATGACTATTTTTGTGCAGAAAAAGACTTCGATCAATGTAGCGAAAATGTTACAGCAGCGAAGCGATTACTTGAGAGTTTaggttttttaataaatgagaatAAGTTGTGCACCACACCAAAAACTAGGTGTACGTTCCTAGGATTCATAATACATTCAATTAAGTTTACCACAGaattaacaagaaagaaacgaataaagtTAAGAGAATTGCTGTAaggttttaaaagaaagaagcgaTGCAGAATCAAAGAGTTTGCCTGCGTAATCGGTAAGCTAACAGCAGCATGACCAGATGTGGAATACGCGTGGCTATACACGAAGGTtctagagagagagaaaatgaaGGCGCTATTAAGAAACAAACACGACTACAcacgaaaaatgaatataccAGCCCCAATCCTACCGGACCTAGACTGACGGATAAAAAAGCTACCATCAGCAGatagacaaataaaaacaaataattacaatctTACAATTTACACAGATGTGTCGGGATCGGGCTGGGGAGCAACAgataagaaaaacaaagtgtACGGGTTTTGGAATAGATCGGAAATAAATTaccatatcaattttaaagagTTACTAGCAGTTAAGTTAGCATTAGAGAAACTCgcaaaagataaaaagaattgtcAAATCTTGCTAAGAGTGGACAATACAACAGCTATTGCATAtgtcaatataaaataattttttggaaaaaaaatttaaccgacttcaaaaaaggtacagtgaacagtatgaaataatttctagttaatttatacgaatacgcactagctctagatttatttgcttaaaagtatgggaaaatgcagtgaaaagtgtgaaataatttctatttaaactgcattgttattcaccatcgtttgatgaatttggttaaattattaaatacatcatattaaatgtaatgcaccattttcggaggcggcgcagatgtaaaaattgtttaattctggtttgggttagcttttggtagaggcggaaatattgaatgctgtcaatgtatacatgtttattgtctatgaggaattaatagttaatgtatatagtatgtacacggaaatacagtgtgagtagatttggggcttttttggaggggagtgGCGGccatattgattactgctaatgtataaactctccacatggaaatactgtatgaataggtttggAATAGTATTTTGGTGggggcggcgatattgaatagtgttaaggaatatgatgtctaaagcggatatagtaatagcaataattaatgtcatattttttgttcctcgaacagaaagttaaaccaagtttgataatatttaattttggggatagctgagacgatgCTGAACTACGATTTTGTgtgcaaaaatttcgaatggtgtcgaatattaacgaaaacgaagcactatccgcaaaggaaattgtggttcagaatttTCTCAGCTACCTTCCATTTCCgcttcttacactaattcaaCGACACTCTAGTAGTATAGCTAAGCCGGTTCTAAGCCAccggtcggtaattatcagtgatcggtaagaaagaaaaccgcaaattttacatgtaatgAAATAAGCGCGTAAGGGAGGGGGAAATCATCCTCTTCGTCTTCGCGGGAGGTAAGCGCGCACGCTGTAAGGGAGGGGGAAACCGTGCTCGTCGTCTTCGCGGGAGGTAAGCGCGCACGCCGTACGGGAGGAGACACCGTCCCCTTCGCGCGCAGAgcagaagatccaaaaacgcaaagtttgcaaattataatccggcagcaaatcttttatttgcgcgatacaatttttcaaggactagatattaaagaaacggtAGAGGTGACATCATTCTTTTGATGATGAGAATACTAGAGAACGTGCGAGGGAATCATTACACCGGATGAGAATAAGATATGGGAGGAAATGcgctagaaagaaagacacatatatccaagctatttcttttttatcgataaCTGTATTCCAGCATTACATCTAAACCTAATGCTAACAATTCAGAGTCAATCAATGAATGACgctcaaaattttcatgttcaacAATTGCCTTTGCATAATCCTTATTTCAATAAACTTCTTGTACTTAGATTCTACCAGGTACAAATTTTCAGACAGCCAACTGTACATGTGATCGATACAATATTCGAAAGCGAACAACTTTTGTACGGTTTTTTCACTCATGAACATAGAGACGGTAGAATTTGAGAGGTTTGCGAGTTTTACGTCGTTTAGTTGTCGGAGTTTAACTGTTACATCATTAATGTTTATCGGCTCGCTCGAGGTTCCCAATGTATCAGCACAAATCTGCAGAATGTTATGCCTCTTTCGTAAGAGATCTTTCCAcgtatccatagaaaatttaatttcgtttccacgTCTCCTATAGCCAACTCTACGTCGCAGGAACCACCGATTCGAACCCCGATGTCGAGATACTTGTAGAATGTATCCGTCAGGGGATATCTCCTCCCCAGTATACGTACCACGCGTGTTACTCTACGTTCCGTATGAACATTATCGCTATCACTgacaagagaaacaaaaaattataaaagatattgaattttgactgcatattttgcaatatGTTGTCAAAGAACTTACTCTGTGCgcgatttctttgttaatggTTGGTTGAACTCCTTGTTCGGAAGATTCTCTCGCGTTGCTCGAGCGATTTCAGCATTGGACCACATCGCTGATGTTTCGATACGAGGCGATAGAACGATGTTGCGAACAATGATTGAAAAAACGCGTtcagacatttttatataacaccCCCCACTCTTTGTTAgatggacaaaaaaaaaatgctgaaacAGCAAATCTCCCCTCCCCCACACATTTCACTTTCTtatccacatttatttttggcATACACATCTTTACGTAGCGCgtgatctaattttttttatacgtaataAGACCCTCATCATCGCGGAGTCGTTCTAATGAATTGATACATCAGTGGTGTAAttcccaaaaatatatatatatatatatacgttctCAGGAAAACATACGAAAACAGCGATATGGTATATGAGGGGATTATGAAAATCTGCAGGCAGTGACATCATAGTAGGAGCATATCATGTGACAAAATCATGTGACAAAATCACGTGACAAAATCACGTGACCTagagtataaaaattgtgctgCAGATTGAACTGCATTCAAATCGTTCTGTAGTGAGCCCCAGCGAAGAAATGAGTGCAACCATGAAAGAACTCTTGGAAATGGAAAGTCGATTGTGGAACCAGGCCGATCGATTGACTTCGCAAGAAGAATACCTCGCATAGGAAGAACGATGCAACGAGTGCCTCGAGTCGCTGGAGGAACATAGTCGAGAAAAACGCCCTCGACTATCGATCGGTGTTCAACAATCGTTGATCGCTCGTATCGCGCGTCTCGATAGTCTAAAGTATTCGATGCGCAGACGTTTCGTGTACGAAGGTGCCGGCCATTCAAGCACTGGACTCCTGTGGCGTGAAATAAACACTGCGTTCGAGATCCGCGTATTAACCGATGCTGTTTTAAATTCCCAC is a window from the Hylaeus volcanicus isolate JK05 chromosome 7, UHH_iyHylVolc1.0_haploid, whole genome shotgun sequence genome containing:
- the LOC128879937 gene encoding uncharacterized protein LOC128879937; the protein is MWSNAEIARATRENLPNKEFNQPLTKKSRTDSLVSDSDNVHTERRVTRVVRILGRRYPLTDTFYKYLDIGVRIGGSCDVELAIGDVETKLNFLWIRGKISYERGITFCRFVLILKLRQLNDVKLANLSNSTVSMFMSEKTVQKLFAFEYCIDHMYSWLSENLYLVESKYKKFIEIRIMQRQLLNMKILSVIH